Proteins co-encoded in one Campylobacter jejuni genomic window:
- a CDS encoding ABC transporter ATP-binding protein, producing the protein MAYLKIKNFKKAYGDKIIFEDIDFSAKKGEFITLLGLSGCGKSTLLRCIAGLSQINGGKISLNDKDLTKLSPQKRNIGMVFQNYAFFPNLNVFENVAFGLKIKKMDKKDIEKRVKKMLKLVELEEYAKTYPHKLSGGQMQRVALARSLVTKPDLLLLDEPLSALDAKIRKHLRVQIKEIQKELELTTIFVTHDQEEALELSDTIILMNEGKIIQNSNANNLYLLPESHFVASFIGNYNILSPKELDSLGLKHDFKKDIALRPETIEISNEGLEAKIKEKSLLGNIIRYRVRVQEIEFKVDTLNFSTHSTYEAGDKIALKFNLSLAKELK; encoded by the coding sequence ATAACCCTTTTAGGTCTAAGTGGCTGTGGAAAATCCACTCTTTTAAGGTGTATAGCAGGGCTTAGCCAAATTAATGGAGGAAAAATTTCTTTAAATGATAAAGATCTTACCAAATTAAGTCCTCAAAAAAGAAATATAGGTATGGTTTTTCAAAATTACGCTTTTTTTCCAAATCTTAATGTTTTTGAAAATGTAGCTTTTGGTTTAAAGATCAAAAAAATGGATAAAAAGGACATAGAAAAAAGAGTGAAAAAAATGTTAAAACTCGTCGAGCTTGAAGAATACGCTAAAACTTATCCACATAAGCTTTCAGGCGGACAAATGCAAAGAGTGGCTTTAGCAAGATCTTTGGTGACTAAACCTGATTTACTTTTACTTGATGAGCCTTTATCGGCACTTGATGCTAAAATTCGTAAGCATTTAAGGGTGCAAATTAAAGAAATTCAAAAAGAACTTGAACTCACCACTATTTTTGTAACGCACGATCAAGAAGAAGCTTTAGAGTTATCCGATACGATTATTTTAATGAATGAGGGTAAAATCATACAAAATTCCAACGCAAATAATCTTTATCTTTTACCAGAATCTCATTTTGTGGCTAGCTTTATAGGAAATTACAATATTTTAAGCCCTAAAGAGCTTGATAGCTTGGGTTTAAAACACGATTTTAAAAAAGATATAGCCTTACGTCCTGAAACCATAGAAATTTCTAACGAAGGCTTAGAGGCTAAGATCAAAGAAAAATCATTGTTAGGCAATATCATACGCTATAGGGTTAGAGTGCAAGAAATTGAATTTAAGGTAGATACTTTAAATTTTAGCACTCATAGTACTTATGAAGCAGGTGATAAAATCGCTTTAAAATTCAATCTTTCTTTAGCAAAAGAGTTAAAATGA